One region of Desulfovibrio sp. JC010 genomic DNA includes:
- a CDS encoding SurA N-terminal domain-containing protein, with translation MMDILRQNSQSWLIKLMLFIIAAVFVLAFSTGGFDGNTDPVIAYVNDEPVPTQEFMQVYRETAEAMRAQNPNIDSDQLQSPEFKKAVLEQMVSKKLLEAEARKLGLSVSNNELSYSIRQIPAFSGAEGKFDMNLYQAFLQSRSMSAATFENNMRNSALIRKLQQYVTLPVKPSEAEARELFNTASEKVQIDYYYIPSADLVKHVKISDKSIESFYKSNPDKFTIPARSVVKYIAFTPEELSINETVTPDEVKAYYEANKDSFQQDEQVKARHILIAVDENGSDKDVAAAEKKIKKVLAKAKSGQDFGKLAEKYSEGPSSSKGGELGWFGKGAMVKPFEDAAFALKKGEVSKPVRTRFGWHLIKVEDIRKAGQKELDQVKDEISTIIAQEKAADSISDKLDHAIDLLASGMKLDKVSEELGIGSKKSDQATVQNLSQAFGMTESAAQTIIGLPKDSSTEMPVAIDGGYLLVEKEEDIPPSLSPLKDVKEDIKNFLTQKHAIELAKAKATVLMGQLQAKDSEAKILKSIKKDLKTSEPFGRDGFVPGLGMNPRLAQAAFAAPKDKWLSEAFEFPGGFIVARVDERIPPKEEAWTAQKDMFMNAIFQQRSNEVFNSFLTELRSKAKVDYIRKDLLN, from the coding sequence ATGATGGACATTCTGCGCCAAAATTCCCAGAGCTGGTTGATTAAACTTATGCTCTTCATCATCGCCGCTGTTTTTGTACTTGCCTTCAGCACAGGCGGATTCGACGGCAACACTGATCCGGTTATCGCTTATGTCAACGACGAGCCGGTTCCCACTCAGGAATTCATGCAGGTTTACCGCGAAACAGCCGAAGCTATGCGGGCCCAGAATCCCAACATTGACTCCGACCAGCTTCAGTCGCCTGAATTCAAAAAAGCAGTGCTTGAGCAGATGGTCAGCAAAAAGCTTCTTGAAGCTGAAGCACGGAAGCTGGGGCTCTCTGTTTCCAACAATGAGCTTTCCTACAGCATCAGACAGATTCCCGCTTTCAGCGGTGCGGAAGGTAAGTTTGATATGAATCTTTATCAGGCTTTCCTGCAGAGCAGATCCATGTCTGCCGCTACTTTTGAAAATAACATGCGCAACAGTGCCTTGATCCGCAAGCTTCAGCAGTACGTAACCCTGCCGGTCAAGCCCTCTGAAGCCGAAGCTCGTGAGCTTTTCAACACCGCTTCTGAAAAAGTCCAGATCGACTACTACTATATTCCCAGCGCGGACCTGGTGAAGCATGTAAAGATCAGTGATAAGAGCATTGAAAGTTTCTACAAAAGCAATCCTGATAAGTTTACTATTCCTGCCCGCTCCGTAGTCAAATACATTGCTTTCACCCCGGAAGAACTCTCTATCAACGAGACAGTGACTCCCGACGAAGTCAAGGCTTACTACGAAGCAAACAAAGATTCTTTCCAGCAGGATGAGCAGGTCAAAGCCCGTCACATCCTCATCGCAGTGGATGAAAACGGATCCGACAAGGACGTTGCGGCAGCTGAAAAGAAAATCAAAAAAGTTCTCGCCAAAGCCAAGTCCGGTCAGGATTTCGGCAAACTGGCTGAAAAATACTCTGAAGGCCCCAGCAGCTCCAAAGGCGGAGAGCTGGGCTGGTTCGGAAAAGGAGCCATGGTTAAACCTTTTGAAGATGCAGCTTTTGCTCTCAAAAAGGGTGAAGTCAGCAAGCCCGTACGTACCCGTTTCGGCTGGCACCTGATCAAGGTTGAAGACATTCGTAAAGCCGGCCAGAAAGAACTGGATCAGGTCAAGGATGAAATCAGCACCATCATTGCTCAGGAAAAGGCAGCTGATTCCATCAGCGATAAACTCGACCATGCCATTGACCTGCTTGCCTCCGGCATGAAGCTGGACAAAGTTTCAGAAGAACTGGGCATAGGTTCCAAGAAAAGCGATCAGGCTACTGTCCAGAACCTGTCTCAGGCTTTCGGCATGACTGAAAGTGCAGCTCAGACCATCATCGGTCTGCCCAAAGACAGCTCCACAGAAATGCCTGTAGCAATTGACGGCGGCTATCTCCTCGTTGAAAAAGAAGAAGATATCCCTCCGTCCCTAAGTCCGCTCAAAGATGTTAAGGAAGACATCAAAAACTTCCTGACCCAGAAACACGCCATTGAGCTGGCTAAAGCCAAGGCGACTGTCCTCATGGGACAGCTGCAGGCAAAAGACTCTGAGGCCAAAATCCTGAAGTCCATCAAGAAAGACCTCAAAACTTCCGAACCCTTCGGACGTGACGGTTTTGTCCCCGGTCTGGGCATGAACCCCAGACTGGCTCAGGCTGCTTTTGCTGCCCCCAAGGACAAATGGCTCTCTGAAGCATTTGAATTCCCGGGCGGCTTCATCGTTGCCCGTGTGGATGAACGCATTCCTCCCAAGGAGGAAGCCTGGACCGCTCAGAAGGACATGTTCATGAATGCCATTTTCCAGCAGCGCAGCAATGAAGTCTTCAATTCCTTCCTTACCGAACTGCGATCCAAAGCGAAAGTTGACTACATTCGCAAGGACCTCCTGAACTAA